A region from the Catellatospora sp. TT07R-123 genome encodes:
- a CDS encoding MFS transporter → MLLPPPGNARILTATTLVNTFGNGAYLSVSVLFLTRSVGLTPGEVALGLAVAAGAAMLLSTPMGLLADRLGPREVQRGALLVLAACYCLLATVGGVWTFTALACVIAAGEAAVKSAAGAMVARSVPPEQRLRARAYLRSANNAGIALGAAFGGLPLLLDSRAGYLAVLFVDAATCAAAALVLSRATRVPPLPTPAAQPRLVALRDRPFVAFALVDGLMQALYNAMVGLALPLWLATRGGAPLWLVSAALLVNTIGCVTLQVWAAGGVDGLAYAARIGRRGAWTVAASCLLFGVPGRLPTAVVTGLVLAAAVVHVLGELWLSTATWAVVYGLAPEWAQGQYQGAYQTGRQIGNMVSPPLLTALVVGAGAAGWAGVGAIFVVGGLAYPALVGWGLRTRSDQDTAVSLVPAR, encoded by the coding sequence ATGCTCCTCCCCCCGCCCGGCAACGCCCGCATCCTGACCGCCACCACCCTGGTCAACACCTTCGGCAACGGGGCCTACCTGTCGGTCAGCGTGCTGTTCCTGACCCGGTCGGTCGGCCTCACCCCCGGCGAGGTCGCCCTCGGACTGGCCGTCGCCGCCGGTGCCGCGATGCTGCTCAGCACCCCGATGGGCCTGCTCGCCGACCGCCTCGGCCCGCGCGAGGTGCAGCGCGGCGCGCTGCTGGTGCTCGCCGCCTGCTACTGCCTGCTGGCCACTGTCGGCGGCGTATGGACGTTCACCGCGCTGGCCTGCGTCATCGCCGCCGGGGAGGCGGCGGTCAAGAGTGCGGCGGGGGCCATGGTCGCCCGGTCGGTGCCGCCGGAGCAGCGGCTGCGCGCGCGGGCGTACCTGCGGTCGGCCAACAACGCGGGCATCGCCCTGGGGGCGGCGTTCGGCGGCCTGCCGCTGCTGCTGGACAGCCGCGCGGGCTACCTCGCGGTGCTGTTCGTCGACGCGGCGACCTGCGCGGCGGCCGCGCTGGTGCTGAGCCGGGCCACGCGGGTGCCGCCGCTGCCGACCCCGGCCGCCCAGCCGCGGCTGGTGGCGCTGCGCGACCGGCCGTTCGTGGCGTTCGCGCTCGTCGACGGGCTGATGCAGGCGCTGTACAACGCGATGGTCGGCTTGGCGCTGCCGCTGTGGCTGGCCACCCGGGGCGGCGCACCGCTGTGGCTGGTGTCGGCCGCGCTGCTGGTCAACACGATCGGCTGCGTGACGTTGCAGGTGTGGGCGGCGGGCGGCGTCGACGGGCTGGCCTACGCGGCCCGGATCGGGCGGCGCGGCGCGTGGACGGTCGCGGCGTCGTGCCTGCTGTTCGGCGTACCCGGGCGGCTGCCGACCGCGGTCGTCACCGGGCTGGTGCTCGCGGCAGCCGTCGTGCACGTGCTCGGCGAGCTGTGGCTGTCCACCGCGACCTGGGCAGTGGTGTACGGGCTGGCCCCGGAGTGGGCCCAGGGGCAGTACCAGGGTGCGTACCAGACTGGACGGCAGATCGGGAACATGGTCTCCCCGCCGCTGCTGACCGCGCTGGTCGTCGGCGCGGGCGCGGCCGGCTGGGCCGGGGTCGGCGCGATCTTCGTCGTCGGCGGCCTGGCGTACCCGGCCCTGGTCGGCTGGGGCCTGCGCACCCGTTCCGATCAGGACACGGCGGTTAGCCTCGTCCCGGCCCGGTGA
- a CDS encoding class I SAM-dependent methyltransferase, whose protein sequence is MTGPTWKLFDRIAADYDQVAPFFAEYGTAIVAAIDPPSGCRFLDLGCGRGALTAAALARGCAVTAVDAAPAMVAQLAAAYPQVEARVMDAQALALPDASFDLVASSFVVHLVDDPAAAVGEAYRVLAPGGRLAITGGSARSRGGSPHDPTALGSRLDALFIEFSGHLAPGSEFGRPIDAAELLEQAGFVDLREDQAGVAIPFADTATLWQWAMSHGYRAFVEALPDEHRERFHRGVLALSDGDLVLRRTTPIWSGRRPD, encoded by the coding sequence GTGACCGGACCCACGTGGAAGCTCTTCGACCGCATCGCCGCCGACTACGACCAGGTGGCCCCGTTCTTCGCCGAGTACGGCACGGCCATCGTCGCCGCGATCGACCCGCCGTCGGGCTGCCGGTTCCTCGACCTGGGCTGCGGGCGGGGCGCGCTGACCGCGGCCGCGCTGGCCCGGGGCTGCGCGGTGACGGCCGTGGACGCCGCACCCGCGATGGTCGCGCAGCTGGCCGCGGCATACCCGCAGGTCGAGGCGAGGGTCATGGACGCACAGGCCCTGGCGCTGCCGGACGCGAGCTTCGACCTCGTCGCGTCCTCGTTCGTCGTCCACCTGGTCGACGATCCGGCTGCCGCAGTCGGCGAGGCGTACCGGGTGCTGGCGCCGGGCGGGCGGCTGGCGATCACCGGCGGCAGCGCCCGCTCGCGCGGCGGCTCCCCGCACGACCCGACCGCGCTGGGCAGCCGCCTGGACGCCCTGTTCATCGAGTTCTCCGGGCATCTGGCGCCCGGCAGCGAGTTCGGGCGGCCGATCGACGCCGCCGAGCTGCTGGAGCAGGCGGGCTTCGTGGACCTGCGCGAGGACCAGGCCGGTGTCGCGATCCCGTTCGCCGACACCGCGACGCTGTGGCAGTGGGCGATGAGCCACGGCTACCGCGCGTTCGTCGAGGCCCTGCCCGACGAGCACCGCGAGCGGTTCCACCGCGGGGTGCTGGCACTGTCCGACGGGGACCTCGTCCTGCGGCGTACCACGCCCATCTGGTCCGGCCGCAGACCGGACTGA
- a CDS encoding succinate dehydrogenase/fumarate reductase iron-sulfur subunit, whose product MSLKLRIWRQADARDKGAMVTYQLQNVSPDMSFLEMLDVLNERLTLDGEDPVAFDHDCREGICGMCSLVINGVPHGPEKATTTCQLHMRHFKDGETIDIEPWRAKAFPVVKDLVVDRRAFDKIIQAGGYISAPTGSAPDAHAAPVPKADADAAFEAATCIGCGACVAACPNGSGMLFTAAKITHLGLLPQGQPERDARVIDMMHAHDEAGFGGCTNTGECTSVCPKGIPLQAIARLNKDFRHALRAAS is encoded by the coding sequence ATGAGCCTGAAGCTGCGGATCTGGCGGCAGGCCGACGCCCGGGACAAGGGCGCCATGGTCACCTACCAGCTGCAGAACGTCTCCCCGGACATGTCGTTCCTGGAGATGCTCGACGTGCTCAACGAGCGGCTGACCCTCGACGGCGAGGACCCGGTCGCGTTCGACCACGACTGCCGTGAGGGCATCTGCGGCATGTGCAGCCTGGTCATCAACGGCGTCCCGCACGGGCCGGAGAAGGCGACCACCACCTGCCAGCTGCACATGCGGCACTTCAAGGACGGCGAGACGATCGACATCGAGCCGTGGCGGGCCAAGGCGTTCCCGGTCGTGAAGGACCTGGTCGTCGACCGCCGCGCGTTCGACAAGATCATCCAGGCGGGCGGGTACATCTCCGCGCCCACCGGTTCGGCCCCCGACGCCCACGCCGCGCCGGTGCCCAAGGCCGACGCCGACGCCGCGTTCGAGGCCGCGACCTGCATCGGCTGCGGTGCCTGCGTGGCGGCGTGCCCCAACGGCTCGGGCATGCTGTTCACCGCCGCGAAGATCACCCACCTGGGCCTGCTGCCGCAGGGCCAGCCCGAGCGCGACGCGCGCGTCATCGACATGATGCACGCCCACGACGAGGCCGGGTTCGGCGGCTGCACCAACACCGGCGAGTGCACCTCGGTGTGCCCGAAGGGCATCCCGCTCCAGGCCATCGCTCGGCTGAACAAGGACTTCCGGCACGCCCTGCGCGCCGCGTCCTGA